The following DNA comes from Picosynechococcus sp. PCC 7003.
GGTGGCAGGCCCGAATCCCGCCGGCGAGGGCAAAACTACGGTTACTGCCGTCGAACTGCGCCCCCCGGAAGGCCAGACTGGTAGATTCACTCTGCTGCACCCGAATTTCTAGGTAGTCCACAGCCTCTTGATGGGTGGCGATCGCCCCTTGGAGGGCATCGGTAATCTGTTGCATGGTGAGGGTCGTCATCGATCTTTACTCCTTAATTTCAGCCGCAATCGTTAAGTCTTCAAGGTTCCAGAGGGGGCCACCCAGGGCCGAATGTTGCACCCCTTCAATTTTGTCACGCACCGCCGCGAGGGAATAATTGTTCACCAGATGGATAAACGGCAAATATTCCGCTGCGAGTTCTTGGGTTTTAGCATAAATCTCCTTACGTTTGTCGAGATCCAGCTCCTGGGCCCCTTGGATGTAGAGATCCGCAATTTCCTGTTCCCAATCATTGATCACCCGGTCGGTCAGAGGTGTGGTACCTGGCCGTGCTGCTTGGTTAAACATATGCAAATTACCGTCGGGAAACCACACATTGGCACCACCATTAGGCTCATTTCCTCCTGTTAAACCCAACAAGAAACAATCCCAATCGAGGGAATTGCTCAACTTATCGACGAGGATATTAAAACCAATCGGGCTATAGTCCACCTGCATCCCCAGGGCTTCGAGATCCTGCTCAATTTGGGTGGCCATCGCCTCACGGATTTTGTTGCCCGCATTGGTAATCAAAGAAAAACGCACCGGATTATTGTCGGCATCAATTAATTGCCCCTGGGCGTTGTGGGAAAAGCCCGCCTCTTCGAGGAGCGCCTTGGCCCTGTCCGGGTCGTAATCGTAGGTTTGCACCTGGTCGTTGTAGAAGGGAGATTGCACTGAAATCGGCGAATGTTGCACTTCCCCTAAACCTCGGTAAATATTATTCACCATGCGCTGGCGATCAATGCCATAGGCCACAGCCTGGCGAAACTTCAGATTGTTAAACCATTTCGACTTAATGGGATCGACGAGGGGTTTACCGTCCCGCTTCCCGGTATTGAGATTAAAGGAAATAAAACTCGTGCCGTAGGCTTCACCGCCGTTGTAGATGGTAAATTCGCCCCGATCTTCTTCCCGTTTCAGGAGCGAAAAATAATCTGGGCTGACCCCTGTAACATCCAAGTCACCAGACCGGAATTGCAGCAAGGTGGTGTCGGTGTTGGGGACAATTTGCCAAACGATTTGATCCACGTAGGGTTTGGGGGTTTGCCAGTAGTAGGGATTGGGCTGAAAGATTAAGCGCTGGCCCACGGCATAGTTAATCAACTGGTAAGGGCCGCTGGAAACTAAATCTTGCGGTGGCGTGCTGACGCCCCAGGTACCCAAAAAGAGGGGATTGCCTTCGCTGTCGGTCTGCTCAACGCTTTCGCGGAGGACATGTTCTGGCAGAATTTCCAGGGCTGTATTGTTGAGGAAAGGCGCAAAGGGTTCGGTGATCGTGAATTTCACTTGGCGATCGCCTACTTTTTCCACCGTCGGTAAAGTCCCGGCAATGCCCACCCGCAGGCCATCACGGGAATTGGTGGGGATTTTTTCGTTGAGATAAATCTGGTTATAGCTAAAGACAACATCATCAACGGTGAGGGGTTCCCCGTCAGACCATTGCAGATTGTCCCGCAGGGTAAAGGTCAAGCTGAGTTGATCTTCGGAAAATTCCCAGGATTCGGCAAGCCGGGGCTCCGTTTCTCCAGTGACGGGATTTTCGGAAACTAAGCCTTCGTAGGTAAGACCAAAAATACTGGGTGACTCTGCCGAGAGGGCCGGGTTAAAGGTTTTTGGGTCACTGAGGACGCTGATCACAATTTGGTTGTCCCCTGCCCCCGTGGCGTTACTGGCTTGGGGATTACAGGCGGTGAGGACAGAGGGCAGAGTTAAGGTAAAGGCGATCGCCGCCACAAATGCCCAAAACCGCTGTAACCGAAATAATTTAGAGAATTGAAATGATTTATTCTTCTTCATTGCCCTGTGCCCCATCTAAACGCCCTAGTTCATACACCCCACAGCCAGCACAGGCCATTACGCCCAAACTGATCGCCCAACTGTGGCCGAGGCTCCACTCCACTCCAAAGTTGCAACCGGCGCCAAAGAGCAAAAAGGGCAAAATACTTAGGAGCGAGGCCGAAAAAGCACTTTTGGATTCACGAATTTCTTTGTCCTTTTCAAATTCTTCTTCGGAAAAATAAAGCGATCGCTCGGCCCAGTTCATCCAACGCTCTAGACCATTCAAGATCCCTTCCCGCAACGGAGCAATACCGATATAAAGGGCAAAGGCCCAGAGGCAAGCGCCGGCGATCGTGCTGGCTTCGATGGGAATCATAAAGGGAAAAAATTCACGCAACATGGGGAGAGTAAGGGCGACAACTGTGTTTAAAGATTGTATCGATTGTGGTGGTCTTCGGCATCCTCTCCCCCATGATCTCCCCCGGCAATGGCGATCGCCCTAGGAGTTAAACCATCTCTAAAGGGGGAATTTCCGAACGCTGCATGGTGGCCTCTAACTGCACTTCTGCCATATCCGCCTCTACTGCTGCCATCAGTTGCTCCCGGAGGTCGGGCATCACAGCCAAGGCCCTGGTCCAATCGGGAATGCGGTACACAGCCGGCTCGTGCATATATTTATCAAAGGCCAAGGGAATGATTTGTTCAAAGCTTTCGACGGTCATTTCTTCCCGGTGGCGGTCATAGGGAATACCGTTACAGGTCGCATCAACAAAATATTGACGGATCATATCCTGGGCCACACGGCGGAACTTCACCTGGAGCGCGATTTGGTGCCCTTCAGAGAAAACAATCGACTCTGTTTCTGTCAGGGTGCGCAGGATCGAAGACAAAATTTCGGTGCACATTTTCTGTAATCCTTCTTGGGGATTGTTGCCTACCGCTTTGTGTTTGTGGTCAAAGAAGCCCAGATCTACCTGGGCCACCCGTTTCGGCGCTACATTGCGATAAACTTCTGCCAATAACCCCACCTCAATGCCCCAGTCACAGGGAACGCGCAGATTTAAAGCCAGATCTGCGGTCATGGCAAATTCACCGGCGAGGGGATAGCGATAGGATTTGAGGTAGTGGAGATAGGCATTGCGTCCCAGGACATCTTCGAGGGTTGCCAACAGAGGCGCAACAAAGAGGCGCACAACCCGGCCATTCATCGCTCGGTTTTCGAGACCGAGACGGGTGTAATAGGCTTTGTTATAGGCAATGCCAAATTCTGGCTCCACGATGGGATAAAACAGCTTGGCCACCAGGGAACGGTCAAAGGTGACAATGTCGGCGTCATGGAGGGCGATCGCCCGGGCATCTAGGGACGCCAGGCCAAGGCCCAGCCATACTGCCCAACCCTTGCCCATGTAATCAAGGAGATTGAGATTTTGGTGGGCCAGCTTTTCTAAAATGCCGCGAATCCGGGCCCCATTCGTCCAAATGACGTTGACTTTTTGGGGCAATTCGCTAAAAAACATCACGGCATGGTGATATTGTTCGACGGTTTCGGCGTGGAGACAAACATTGACCGTTTGGATGTAGGCACAGCCTTTTAAATGTTCTTTGATCCGGGTGAGGGCAGGCCGTTGTAGCTCTTCGTAAAGGGAAGGAATGAGTAACGCCATGGGGCAAATTTCACGAAGATTCATCAGGCGTTTTTCGAGGTAATCCAGATCGGCATCAAGATCATGGATGGTGGTGATGAATTCTTGGCAAAAGTCCATTGCTAGTCACCTAAATAAAAAGAAAATCTTAAAATTCGCCTTTAAATTAACCCAATTTTGCGGGGTTGGCCGTATCTAAAGCGACGTAAAAATTACTACAATGTCAGCTTCATTTGTTGATAGGCTGAGATTTAACTTGAGTAAAGGGTGAGTCAGTCGTTTTTTTGTCCCCAAGAAAATACTGAAAAAGCAGATCAAACTGATTTCTAAAATGATGTCTTTTGATGCTGTAGTGATAAGGCCCTGGGGCTTTAAAAAAAGCGAAGTCGGCAGATCCTTCGATGAGTGAAATTAGCGTGTTTGTCCTGTTACTCCTATGACCATTCCCCAGATTGCAGGTCTTGGCGATCGCCTTGATGAATTTTTTGCGACCCTGTATCCCAACCATCCGCCTACAGAGTTAGTTGCGCGCTTGGAGCGGGTGCTTGCGCCCCATTTAATGGCGACGGCGGGAAGCGAAGATTTATGGGATCAGAGTACAGCCCTGATGATTACCTACGGGGATAGCCTATACCAACCCAGTGCGGATAATGGCCCCAATCCTCTCCAGGTACTTTTGATTTTTCTGCGGGAGCGGCTCCAGGGGGTGATTAGCGGTGTGCATATTTTGCCGTTTTTCCCCTACAGTTCCGATGATGGCTTTGCGGTGATCGATTACCGCCAGGTCAATCCACAGTTGGGCAGTTG
Coding sequences within:
- a CDS encoding ABC transporter substrate-binding protein, which gives rise to MKKNKSFQFSKLFRLQRFWAFVAAIAFTLTLPSVLTACNPQASNATGAGDNQIVISVLSDPKTFNPALSAESPSIFGLTYEGLVSENPVTGETEPRLAESWEFSEDQLSLTFTLRDNLQWSDGEPLTVDDVVFSYNQIYLNEKIPTNSRDGLRVGIAGTLPTVEKVGDRQVKFTITEPFAPFLNNTALEILPEHVLRESVEQTDSEGNPLFLGTWGVSTPPQDLVSSGPYQLINYAVGQRLIFQPNPYYWQTPKPYVDQIVWQIVPNTDTTLLQFRSGDLDVTGVSPDYFSLLKREEDRGEFTIYNGGEAYGTSFISFNLNTGKRDGKPLVDPIKSKWFNNLKFRQAVAYGIDRQRMVNNIYRGLGEVQHSPISVQSPFYNDQVQTYDYDPDRAKALLEEAGFSHNAQGQLIDADNNPVRFSLITNAGNKIREAMATQIEQDLEALGMQVDYSPIGFNILVDKLSNSLDWDCFLLGLTGGNEPNGGANVWFPDGNLHMFNQAARPGTTPLTDRVINDWEQEIADLYIQGAQELDLDKRKEIYAKTQELAAEYLPFIHLVNNYSLAAVRDKIEGVQHSALGGPLWNLEDLTIAAEIKE
- a CDS encoding glucosyl-3-phosphoglycerate synthase; this encodes MDFCQEFITTIHDLDADLDYLEKRLMNLREICPMALLIPSLYEELQRPALTRIKEHLKGCAYIQTVNVCLHAETVEQYHHAVMFFSELPQKVNVIWTNGARIRGILEKLAHQNLNLLDYMGKGWAVWLGLGLASLDARAIALHDADIVTFDRSLVAKLFYPIVEPEFGIAYNKAYYTRLGLENRAMNGRVVRLFVAPLLATLEDVLGRNAYLHYLKSYRYPLAGEFAMTADLALNLRVPCDWGIEVGLLAEVYRNVAPKRVAQVDLGFFDHKHKAVGNNPQEGLQKMCTEILSSILRTLTETESIVFSEGHQIALQVKFRRVAQDMIRQYFVDATCNGIPYDRHREEMTVESFEQIIPLAFDKYMHEPAVYRIPDWTRALAVMPDLREQLMAAVEADMAEVQLEATMQRSEIPPLEMV